In the Sediminibacter sp. Hel_I_10 genome, one interval contains:
- a CDS encoding glycosyl hydrolase family 17 protein, which produces MSFRRANDYVLEHVDYSEHAGIDTSNYSETELKDLWRATLKNGMHGLCFSMYEDGQTPGDTITEAQVERRIKIIKPYTKWVRSFSCIEGNEHIPRIAKQQGLKTLVGAWLSGDKDDNEKEIAGLIELGKAGVVDIAAVGNEVLYRNDLTLEELLEYIKRVKEALPNVTVGYVDAYYEFTVHPELVDASDVVLANCYPYWESCHIDHALTHMQHMYAQAIDAAKGKKVIITETGWPSEGGSLGGAMSSGENAMRYFINTQKWSSNDQIDVFYFSSFDESWKTGDEGDVGAFWGLWDKHEKLKF; this is translated from the coding sequence ATGTCATTTAGAAGAGCTAACGATTATGTTTTAGAGCATGTAGATTATTCAGAACATGCAGGAATAGATACTAGTAATTATTCAGAAACTGAGCTTAAAGATCTTTGGCGGGCCACATTAAAAAACGGGATGCATGGTCTTTGCTTTAGTATGTATGAAGATGGCCAAACACCAGGAGATACTATTACAGAAGCTCAAGTAGAACGGCGCATTAAAATTATTAAGCCTTACACCAAATGGGTGAGATCTTTTTCGTGTATAGAGGGTAATGAACACATTCCTAGAATTGCAAAACAACAAGGATTGAAGACTTTGGTTGGAGCTTGGCTTAGCGGTGATAAGGACGATAATGAAAAAGAGATTGCGGGTTTAATAGAATTAGGTAAAGCCGGTGTCGTCGATATTGCAGCTGTAGGTAACGAAGTGCTTTATAGAAATGATTTAACGCTTGAAGAATTATTAGAATACATCAAACGCGTAAAAGAAGCCCTTCCAAACGTGACCGTTGGGTATGTAGATGCGTATTATGAATTTACAGTGCATCCAGAGTTGGTAGATGCGAGTGATGTGGTTTTAGCCAACTGCTACCCCTACTGGGAAAGTTGCCATATCGATCATGCCCTTACTCATATGCAACACATGTATGCGCAAGCCATAGATGCAGCCAAAGGAAAAAAGGTGATCATTACAGAAACAGGCTGGCCTAGTGAAGGCGGGAGTTTGGGTGGTGCAATGTCTTCTGGGGAAAATGCAATGCGTTATTTTATAAACACACAAAAGTGGTCCTCAAATGATCAGATCGATGTGTTCTATTTTTCATCTTTTGATGAATCTTGGAAAACCGGAGACGAAGGCGACGTCGGCGCATTTTGGGGACTTTGGGATAAACATGAAAAATTGAAGTTTTAA
- a CDS encoding MFS transporter: MKKEVTPLEDRVPLGQKLSFGAGHLVLNLLPGSLGIFMFFLLTAFGMDPFLAGLLGGLPRIFDAITDPIMGFISDNTKSRFGRRRPYIFVGAILSGVLFAVLWQLDPDNSQHYNFWYFLILSMVFLIGNTMFATPLIGLGYEMTSDYNERTRLMAFSQVLGQVAWMIVPWFWVIIASPDILPISAEETARIAQLGLGDEETAKMTLQSLQANGVRKLSVIVGVICIVLGLLPAIFCRGIDSARMENRKKITFKTLWSNIKDLGEGIKQVSKSKPFMKLCGATFLVFNGFQLVASFSFFIIVFYMFDGDYGAAGNWPAWFSTVTALVTAFLVIPIISWMSDLWGKRTAFIVSTFISIIGYVLKWWGFDPDNPWLIFMPIPFMAFGLGGLFTLMMSMTADVCDLDELENGMPRKEGTFGAIYWWMVKLGQALALVLGGLVLKLVGFNQDAVTQTAETMTNLRIADIIIPAATAGVAIIVMWRYSLNEDRAREIKTELVKRRGRL; the protein is encoded by the coding sequence ATGAAAAAAGAAGTCACACCGCTAGAAGATAGAGTGCCCTTAGGCCAGAAACTTTCATTTGGTGCCGGGCATTTGGTACTCAATTTACTGCCAGGATCCTTGGGCATATTTATGTTCTTTTTGCTAACTGCTTTTGGTATGGACCCCTTTTTGGCGGGGCTACTTGGCGGACTTCCAAGAATTTTTGATGCGATTACAGATCCAATTATGGGTTTTATATCAGACAATACGAAGTCGCGTTTTGGTAGAAGACGACCCTATATTTTTGTGGGTGCTATTTTAAGTGGTGTTTTATTTGCAGTATTATGGCAGTTAGATCCTGATAACTCTCAGCACTACAATTTTTGGTACTTTTTAATACTATCAATGGTGTTTTTAATAGGAAATACCATGTTCGCGACGCCACTCATTGGATTAGGGTACGAAATGACCTCAGATTATAATGAGCGTACACGGCTAATGGCATTTTCTCAAGTGTTAGGACAAGTAGCCTGGATGATTGTCCCTTGGTTTTGGGTCATCATAGCATCACCTGATATTTTACCAATTTCTGCGGAAGAGACTGCAAGAATTGCTCAGTTAGGCCTTGGAGACGAAGAAACCGCAAAAATGACATTGCAGTCACTTCAAGCTAATGGTGTTCGAAAACTTTCGGTAATTGTTGGTGTGATCTGTATTGTGCTTGGTCTTTTGCCAGCGATTTTCTGTAGAGGTATAGATTCTGCTCGTATGGAAAACCGAAAGAAAATCACTTTTAAAACGCTTTGGTCAAATATCAAGGATTTGGGCGAAGGGATTAAACAGGTTTCTAAAAGCAAACCATTTATGAAATTGTGTGGCGCTACATTTTTAGTATTTAATGGATTTCAACTTGTAGCCTCATTTAGCTTCTTTATAATCGTCTTTTATATGTTTGATGGAGATTATGGAGCCGCTGGTAATTGGCCAGCTTGGTTCTCAACAGTAACAGCCTTGGTGACCGCTTTTTTAGTGATCCCTATAATTTCTTGGATGTCTGATCTTTGGGGCAAAAGAACTGCTTTTATTGTGTCTACCTTTATTTCTATAATTGGTTACGTGCTAAAATGGTGGGGCTTTGATCCTGATAATCCTTGGTTAATCTTTATGCCAATCCCGTTTATGGCATTTGGTCTAGGAGGTCTGTTTACCTTAATGATGAGTATGACGGCAGATGTATGTGATTTGGATGAATTAGAAAATGGGATGCCTCGAAAAGAGGGCACCTTTGGTGCGATCTACTGGTGGATGGTCAAATTGGGACAGGCGCTCGCATTGGTTTTAGGAGGTTTGGTACTTAAATTGGTTGGTTTTAATCAAGACGCTGTCACACAAACAGCGGAAACAATGACTAATCTTAGAATCGCAGATATTATTATTCCAGCAGCTACAGCAGGTGTTGCTATTATAGTGATGTGGAGATATAGTCTAAATGAAGATCGCGCAAGAGAGATCAAGACCGAATTGGTAAAAAGACGCGGAAGACTATAA
- a CDS encoding LacI family DNA-binding transcriptional regulator has product MVTLKHLAEQLNVSVSTVSKALHNSEEISPDTIERVKALAKHLNYKPNKLAVSLKNSKSYTIGVIIPNILNHFFAKALYAIEMEATKQGYNIITCVSNELKSKEENSLQLLSNGSVDGFIMSLAEETQIVDKIEHISDILKQDIPVVLFDRVSDQLNCDKVIIDDFGAAYEATNHLISEGRKHIALIGNIEDLSVGKLRTNGYLKAIEAASDYSNEPTVLSIKKNESIETQIENLLIHTPDIDGIIAIDNVSGVIMLQKALKLNRAVPKNLSIIGFSDENVLQFTDPKLSSVSQHTLDIGKTAVGLLLNRINNKDYRETTTKTIKTQLILRETTL; this is encoded by the coding sequence ATGGTCACATTAAAACATTTAGCAGAACAATTGAACGTTTCGGTATCTACAGTGTCAAAGGCGCTGCACAATAGTGAGGAAATAAGTCCAGATACTATAGAGCGTGTTAAAGCACTTGCAAAACATCTTAATTATAAACCCAACAAGCTCGCCGTAAGTCTTAAAAATAGTAAGAGTTATACTATTGGTGTTATTATTCCAAATATCCTTAATCACTTTTTCGCGAAGGCTTTATACGCAATCGAGATGGAGGCCACCAAGCAGGGTTACAATATTATTACCTGCGTGTCTAATGAGTTAAAATCTAAAGAGGAAAATAGTCTACAATTGTTATCTAACGGCAGTGTGGATGGATTCATCATGTCTCTCGCCGAGGAAACTCAAATTGTAGATAAAATAGAGCATATTAGTGATATCCTAAAACAGGATATTCCTGTGGTGCTTTTTGATCGGGTTTCTGATCAGCTCAATTGTGATAAAGTCATCATTGACGATTTTGGTGCTGCTTACGAGGCAACTAACCATCTCATTTCCGAAGGACGCAAACACATTGCTTTAATTGGTAATATAGAAGATTTAAGTGTTGGTAAACTAAGAACCAATGGTTATTTAAAAGCCATCGAAGCAGCCTCTGATTATAGTAATGAACCTACCGTTTTAAGTATTAAAAAAAATGAATCTATAGAAACTCAAATTGAGAACCTGCTCATACACACTCCAGATATAGATGGTATTATTGCTATAGATAATGTCTCTGGTGTCATCATGTTGCAAAAAGCGCTTAAACTAAATCGCGCTGTACCTAAAAATTTATCGATCATTGGGTTTTCAGATGAGAACGTGCTTCAGTTTACAGATCCTAAACTGTCCAGTGTCTCACAGCATACTTTGGATATTGGTAAAACAGCAGTTGGTTTATTATTGAACAGAATCAACAATAAAGATTATAGAGAAACCACCACAAAGACCATTAAGACCCAATTGATATTAAGGGAAACAACTTTGTAA
- a CDS encoding T9SS type A sorting domain-containing protein has protein sequence MKKITLLTFLLVTTFTFSQSFPLDFEDVEDDAWTGFDITSVAVVTDPTDSGNMVLELVGSGIFYDGAIMELDTYIDLSDDANNTITFEFWSASDEERTHLLKFEGGPAGAQVELEFNSNVTGWQTINVDFGPGLSAEYTKIVFFPDFASEQTGTYYVDDVDGPNGEVIPGEEFPSVAAPVPPARDPAEVVSIFSGAYENISVNTFDTDWCPASTTEIEIDGNATKQVVNLGCEGVDFQSGRFDATGFSTFHIDFFTFSDTEDQSFNVKFSNWNGGNGEANAIEYSITNANFLTAPNPGTWYSVDIPLDDFTAITNADRNDLVQFVITSSLGTVFYDNLYMHNNTTLNNTQFTAVDFKVFPNPTTNVWTLNSSKEVAQVQVFDVLGKSVMTLSPNAKNVELDASTLNKGIYFATIQTSNGSESVKLIKN, from the coding sequence ATGAAAAAAATTACATTACTCACTTTTTTACTGGTTACTACTTTTACATTTAGCCAATCCTTTCCGCTTGATTTTGAAGACGTCGAAGATGACGCCTGGACAGGATTTGATATAACTTCCGTAGCTGTAGTAACAGATCCTACTGATTCTGGTAATATGGTATTGGAATTAGTTGGTTCTGGTATTTTTTACGATGGGGCCATAATGGAACTTGACACTTATATCGATTTATCCGATGATGCTAACAACACTATTACGTTTGAATTTTGGTCTGCAAGTGATGAGGAGAGAACACATTTATTAAAATTTGAAGGAGGACCGGCTGGTGCACAGGTAGAGTTAGAGTTCAATAGCAATGTGACCGGCTGGCAAACTATAAATGTTGATTTTGGACCAGGGTTAAGTGCAGAGTACACTAAAATAGTTTTCTTTCCAGATTTTGCGAGTGAACAAACTGGCACTTATTATGTAGATGATGTTGATGGACCCAATGGCGAAGTTATACCTGGAGAGGAATTTCCTAGCGTAGCGGCTCCGGTGCCACCTGCGAGAGATCCGGCAGAAGTAGTGTCTATATTTAGTGGTGCTTACGAGAACATTTCAGTCAATACATTTGATACAGATTGGTGTCCGGCATCTACTACAGAGATTGAGATTGATGGTAACGCAACAAAGCAAGTTGTTAATCTTGGTTGTGAGGGTGTTGATTTTCAATCAGGACGTTTTGATGCCACAGGGTTTTCAACGTTTCATATAGACTTTTTTACGTTTTCAGACACTGAAGATCAAAGTTTTAATGTAAAATTCTCCAACTGGAATGGAGGAAATGGGGAAGCTAATGCTATTGAATACTCAATAACAAACGCTAATTTCTTAACAGCACCAAACCCTGGGACTTGGTATTCTGTTGATATTCCGCTTGATGATTTTACTGCAATTACTAATGCAGACAGAAATGATCTAGTACAATTTGTTATTACCTCTAGTTTAGGAACTGTCTTTTATGACAATCTTTATATGCATAATAACACAACGCTTAATAATACTCAATTTACAGCAGTTGATTTCAAAGTTTTTCCAAACCCAACAACTAATGTATGGACTCTTAATTCTTCAAAGGAGGTTGCTCAAGTACAAGTGTTTGATGTTCTTGGAAAAAGCGTGATGACCTTAAGCCCTAATGCTAAAAATGTAGAGCTTGATGCGTCAACTCTAAATAAAGGAATCTATTTTGCAACTATTCAAACCAGCAATGGTTCAGAAAGTGTGAAATTGATTAAAAACTAA